A genome region from Oryctolagus cuniculus chromosome 20, mOryCun1.1, whole genome shotgun sequence includes the following:
- the PROX2 gene encoding prospero homeobox protein 2, with the protein MEGERSPSSPELGKDPPFLWSQVPSPSLADPDWFWGEHIQAKRARVEATVHDRCLSPHPLLTDHTGARGGRGCPETTRERKRKQSLPVHQGRPRPGPAWDQGTWKGGPRVREQLQLLKRQLRHLHGHIQQAVGPRPSTQRPGGSEKGTGPLGGEQRDGCRSGPRRLDSNCRHSSSKNPSGVRAARVAGVQGQPEEPRPPPPGAQALLGSLRKELTRAVSQAVDSVLQKLLMDPPRPPAPLGRSFQALVPEAGREPTPPGRGAHHDPLALALLPRRAQPPAGVPLGNLPLAKPLDSPLHPVSARSFLKPHQGAPPGPAYSQGEQMRTQLLGPGPSGLWSNSAAQDSPCLSHPSSESAVQPWGAAEPGPSVLSQQRQCPLPFTCPGLASFGLVPSVKTEQRSPQAVRDVLALSSRHVQEGLTPGHLKKAKLMFFFTRYPSSNLLKACFPDVQFSRCVTSQMIKWFSNFREFYYIQMEKAARQAIADGVTNPKTLVVLRDSELFRALSMHYNKGNDFEVPDCFLEISSLTLQEFFRAVSAGRDSDPSWKKPIYKIISKLDSDLPEIFKSSSYPQELFRS; encoded by the exons ATGGAAGGTGAGCGAAGCCCATCATCCCCAGAGCTGGGGAAAGACCCTCCCTTTCTCTGGAgccaggtccccagccccagcctggctgacCCCGACTGGTTTTGGGGTGAGCACATCCAGGCGAAGAGGGCCAGAGTGGAGGCCACCGTCCACGACAGGTGTCTCTCGCCCCACCCTCTGCTGACAGACCACACAGGAGCCAGGGGCGGCCGGGGCTGCCCAGAGACAACCCGGGAGCGGAAGAGGAAGCAGAGCCTCCCCGTGCACCAAGGCCGCCCGaggccaggccctgcctgggACCAGGGCACCTGGAAGGGGGGCCCCCGGGTGAGAGAACAGCTTCAGCTGCTGAAGCGACAGCTGCGACACCTGCACGGGCACATCCAGCAGGCtgtggggcccaggcccagcacccagcGCCCTGGAGGCTCTGAGAAGGGGACGGGCCCTCTGGGCGGGGAGCAGAGAGATGGCTGTAGGTCTGGTCCCCGGAGGCTGGACAGCAACtgccggcacagctccagcaagaACCCGTCTGGGGTGCGGGCAGCCAGAGTGGCCGGGGTCCAAGGCCAGCCTGaggagccccgcccccctccTCCTGGGGCACAGGCTTTGCTGGGGAGTCTGAGGAAGGAGCTGACCAGGGCGGTGTCCCAGGCTGTGGACTCTGTACTGCAAAAGCTCCTGATGGATCCACCgcgccccccagccccgctgGGCAGAAGCTTCCAGGCGCTAGTAccggaggcagggagggagcccaCACCTCCTGGGCGAGGTGCCCATCATGACCCACTTGCTCTGGCCCTCTTGCCCAGGAGGGCCCAGCCTCCAGCTGGGGTCCCCTTGGGAAATTTGCCACTGGCCAAGCCTCTAGATTCTCCTCTGCACCCCGTCTCGGCGAGAAGCTTCCTCAAGCCCCATCAGGGTGCCCCGCCTGGGCCTGCCTACAGCCAGGGAGAGCAGATGCGTACCCAGCTCCTGGGCCCCGGGCCCAGCGGCCTCTGGAgcaacagtgctgcccaggaCTCGCCCTGCCTAAGCCACCCCTCCTCGGAGTCCGCCGTGCAGCCCTGGGGAGCCGCCGAGCCGGGGCCGTCGGTTCTGAGCCAGCAGCGGCAGTGTCCCCTGCCTTTCACCTGCCCCGGCCTGGCGAGCTTCGGCCTTGTTCCCTCGGTGAAGACGGAGCAGCGCAGCCCGCAGGCTGTCCGGGACGTGCTCGCGCTCTCCTCCCGCCACGT CCAGGAGGGCCTAACGCCCGGTCACTTGAAGAAGGCCAAGCTGATGTTTTTCTTCACGCGGTACCCCAGCTCCAACCTACTGAAGGCCTGTTTCCCTGATGTTCAG TTCAGCCGCTGCGTCACCTCCCAGATGATCAAGTGGTTCAGCAACTTCCGTGAGTTTTATTACATCCAGATGGAAAAAGCTGCCCGGCAAGCAATTGCGGATGGCGTCACAAATCCCAAAACGCTGGTGGTTCTCCGTGATTCGGAACTGTTTCGAGCTCTCAGTATGCACTACAACAAGGGGAATGATTTTGAG GTCCCAGATTGTTTCTTGGAAATCTCCAGCCTGacgttacaggagttcttcaGGGCTGTCTCCGCAGGGAGAGACTCAGATCCTTCCTGGAAGAAAcccatttataaaattatttcgaAACTGGACAGTGACCTCCCAGAGATATTCAAATCTTCCAGCTACCCCCAGGAGCTGTTTCGGAGTTAA